A single Triticum dicoccoides isolate Atlit2015 ecotype Zavitan chromosome 2A, WEW_v2.0, whole genome shotgun sequence DNA region contains:
- the LOC119356143 gene encoding probable plastid-lipid-associated protein 11, chloroplastic: protein MAPLLFQTHTAAQTFAPSPRGNRRLAPAAPHAVGFLRALFPARPPPAKAELLRLIADQGRGLETQFDPSRLADIVSCIDALAASAPDADTVSDAAKLSGTWRLLWTTEQEQLFIVRNAPTFRTAAGDVLQVIDVPGGSLNNVITFPPSGAFVVNGSIEIQPPQRVNFRFTRAMLKGGNWEVPFPPFGKGWFDTIYLDDEIRVAKDIRGDYLVVERAPYSWNG, encoded by the exons ATGGCGCCactactcttccaaacccacacgGCCGCGCAAACCTTCGCGCCGAGCCCGCGCGGCAACCGCCGCCTCGCTCCCGCCGCGCCCCACGCCGTCGGATTCCTCCGCGCCCTCTTCCCGGCCCGCCCGCCGCCGGCCAAGGCCGAGCTCCTCCGCCTCATCGCCGACCAGGGCCGCGGCCTCGAAACCCAGTTCGACCCGTCCCGCCTCGCGGACATCGTCTCCTGCATAGACGCCCTCGCTGCCTCCGCCCCGGACGCCGACACCGTATCGGACGCCGCCAAGCTCTCCGGCACCTGGCGCCTCCTCTGGACGACCGAGCAGGAGCAGCTCTTCATCGTGCGCAACGCCCCCACCTTCCGCACCGCCGCCGGCGACGTGCTCCAGGTCATCGACGTTCCAGGTGGGAGCCTCAACAACGTCATCACCTTCCCGCCCTCTGGCGCGTTCGTCGTGAACGGGAGCATCGAGATCCAACCACCCCAGCGAGTAAATTTTCG GTTTACACGTGCTATGCTGAAGGGGGGCAATTGGGAGGTTCCCTTCCCGCCATTTGGGAAAGGATG GTTTGATACTATCTATTTGGACGATGAGATCCGTGTAGCGAAGGACATAAGGGGGGACTATTTAGTTGTCGAGCGTGCTCCATATTCTTGGAATGGATAG